In a single window of the Streptomyces sp. CGMCC 4.7035 genome:
- a CDS encoding methyltransferase domain-containing protein has translation MTTSALEPRWSTPDLHAAVKDHYDGLIDLYEDLWGEHIHHGYWAEGETDPGRHAAQVRLVDELISFGPVTEGARVLDAGCGIGASAVYLAQRLGCTVDGITLSAEQITRAEAKAAEAGVPDLTSFRLVDAMHTDYPEDTFDLVWALESCEIMPDKKAFLAECKRVLKPGGTLLVATWCARDDRLAPAETRLLQRIYRDFVISHVLPLEHYAELTADLGLTDIRTADWSPRVWDTWKLSTDIVKPVVRDPSVIWKLVRAKGMDIFRFLNSVPLMKQAYDRDVMRYGVFRATKPL, from the coding sequence ATGACGACGAGCGCACTCGAACCGCGCTGGTCCACCCCGGACCTGCACGCAGCGGTCAAGGACCACTACGACGGACTGATCGACCTGTACGAGGACCTGTGGGGCGAGCACATCCACCATGGCTACTGGGCCGAGGGCGAGACCGACCCGGGTCGGCACGCCGCCCAGGTGCGCCTGGTCGACGAGCTCATCTCCTTCGGCCCGGTCACCGAGGGCGCCCGCGTCCTCGACGCCGGCTGCGGCATCGGCGCCTCCGCCGTGTATCTCGCCCAGCGCCTGGGCTGCACCGTGGACGGCATCACCCTCAGCGCCGAGCAGATCACCCGCGCCGAGGCCAAGGCCGCCGAGGCCGGCGTCCCCGACCTCACCTCCTTCCGGCTGGTCGACGCCATGCACACCGACTACCCGGAGGACACCTTCGACCTGGTGTGGGCGCTGGAGAGCTGCGAGATCATGCCGGACAAGAAGGCGTTCCTCGCCGAGTGCAAACGGGTGCTGAAGCCCGGCGGCACCCTGCTGGTCGCCACCTGGTGCGCCCGCGACGACCGGCTCGCGCCGGCCGAGACCCGCCTGCTGCAGCGCATCTACCGCGACTTCGTGATCTCCCACGTGCTGCCCCTGGAGCACTACGCCGAGCTCACCGCCGACCTCGGCCTGACCGACATCCGGACGGCCGACTGGTCGCCGCGCGTGTGGGACACCTGGAAGCTGTCCACCGACATCGTCAAGCCGGTCGTCCGCGACCCCTCCGTCATCTGGAAGCTGGTCCGCGCAAAGGGCATGGACATCTTCCGCTTCCTCAACTCCGTGCCGTTGATGAAGCAGGCGTACGACCGCGACGTGATGCGCTACGGCGTCTTCCGCGCGACCAAGCCGCTCTGA